The Methanoculleus thermophilus genome includes a window with the following:
- a CDS encoding bifunctional nuclease family protein: MSVSEMGAAPTVVLDAGGDSTIPIYVGLWEAISINNALNSEMLPRPITHDLIVELFRNFDITLDALHIDSLEEGVFYAKLLLRQGSRTEIMDCRPSDGIAIALRYRAPIMIEDTVVESAAVKKDDLPRMVDLKEYL; the protein is encoded by the coding sequence ATGTCGGTGAGCGAGATGGGGGCAGCACCGACAGTCGTCCTGGATGCCGGGGGCGACAGCACGATACCCATATATGTCGGGCTCTGGGAGGCAATCTCGATCAACAACGCGCTCAATAGTGAGATGCTGCCCCGGCCTATCACCCACGACCTCATCGTTGAGCTGTTTCGAAATTTTGACATAACTCTGGATGCTCTGCACATCGATTCCCTGGAGGAGGGTGTCTTCTATGCCAAACTCCTCCTCCGGCAGGGCTCCCGCACTGAGATCATGGATTGCCGGCCCAGTGATGGGATAGCCATCGCTCTGCGCTACCGTGCTCCCATCATGATTGAGGACACTGTTGTGGAGTCCGCAGCAGTGAAGAAGGATGACCTCCCGAGGATGGTGGACTTAAAGGAGTACCTCTAA
- a CDS encoding lysylphosphatidylglycerol synthase transmembrane domain-containing protein, whose translation MNRSQWKWLLVSISFSVLVLIGVLYFTVDEMTVEYLSRINPLYLALAVLFHIVSLVFWALRIQGMSASLGFRVNFKHCLNLVLANMLVAAVTPSQAGGEPVRIHELYRANVPVGDATAVVVMERILDGIVLGLLGAFSMLFLGRYWSSLTSGFSGLSLLMYTAWILVTLFVLFFVYSVKNPDSLKRVLKWISRWIDRRWRLKRLESLLDTIDREVDNFNAGLVKFMNHGRSGLVWGFLFTLLFWLSEFAIASLLLVGLGQPPYLIESFVVQLIIAIIMMIPLTPGSSGIAELGATSLYSIFVPSSIVGVFVLLWRLILYYLNILLGLLSSLVIVRREILARTNHRQ comes from the coding sequence ATGAATAGGTCTCAGTGGAAATGGCTGCTCGTCTCGATCAGCTTTAGTGTCCTTGTGCTGATCGGTGTCCTGTACTTCACCGTCGATGAGATGACGGTCGAGTACCTCAGCCGGATTAACCCACTCTACCTTGCCCTCGCCGTTCTCTTCCACATCGTCTCGCTTGTCTTCTGGGCGCTCCGTATCCAGGGAATGTCGGCGTCACTAGGATTTCGGGTGAACTTCAAACACTGTCTGAACCTGGTGCTCGCGAACATGCTCGTTGCGGCGGTCACCCCGTCCCAAGCAGGCGGGGAGCCGGTCCGGATTCATGAACTCTACCGGGCAAACGTCCCGGTCGGGGACGCGACCGCCGTCGTCGTGATGGAACGGATACTTGACGGGATTGTCCTTGGATTGCTTGGAGCCTTCTCTATGCTCTTCCTCGGCCGATACTGGAGCAGCCTCACCTCGGGGTTCAGTGGTCTTAGCCTCCTGATGTACACCGCCTGGATCCTCGTCACGCTCTTTGTGCTGTTCTTTGTCTACTCGGTGAAGAACCCTGATAGCCTCAAACGGGTCCTTAAGTGGATATCACGCTGGATCGACCGGCGCTGGCGCTTGAAGCGGCTTGAGAGCCTGCTTGATACGATCGACCGGGAGGTGGACAACTTCAATGCGGGCCTTGTCAAGTTCATGAATCACGGTAGAAGCGGCCTTGTGTGGGGTTTTCTCTTCACGTTGCTCTTCTGGCTCTCGGAGTTCGCCATCGCATCGCTGCTCCTTGTCGGCCTCGGACAGCCGCCGTACCTCATCGAGTCGTTCGTTGTCCAGCTAATCATCGCCATCATCATGATGATCCCCCTCACCCCCGGCAGTTCCGGGATTGCCGAGCTTGGCGCCACGTCGCTCTATAGCATCTTTGTCCCGTCTTCGATCGTGGGTGTCTTCGTCCTCCTCTGGAGGCTGATCCTCTACTACCTCAACATCCTGCTCGGCCTGCTCTCGAGTCTTGTCATCGTACGACGCGAGATCCTTGCCCGCACAAATCACCGGCAGTGA